The Piliocolobus tephrosceles isolate RC106 chromosome 10, ASM277652v3, whole genome shotgun sequence nucleotide sequence GGAGGTTGAGTGTGTGGTAGGGGCACCAGCAGAAGAAGAAGGTAATGATGATGGTCACGATAATCTTGAAGGGCTTCTTGGTCTTGGCCAGGCGGTTGCGCTGCAGTTTGCAGACAATGGTGAGGTAGCAAGCTGTGATGATAAGGACTGGGACCAGGAAGCCGCAGAGGAAGCGGGTGACAGTCACCACCATGTGCCGGCTATACCCCACAGGGTCCATTTGGGAGTGAGCGGGCCACGAGGAAGACCCAGGTGTGGACAGGCTGAAGTTGTTGAAGCAGGATATTTTCCCATGCAGGTTGGCCGTGTCCCGGAAGACGAGAGATGGGGAACTCAAGAAGAAAGCCAGGACCCAGATGACCATGCAAGCCATGTAAGCCAGGCGAACACTGCGGTGATTCTGGGACCAGACAGGGAGGAGCACAGAGATGCAGCGGTCGAAGCTGATGACCGTCAGCAGGAAGACACTGGTGAACATGTTGTGGATGAGAAGGAAGTTGCTGATCTTGCACATGGCTGTCCCAAAAACCCAGTGGTAGTCCATGGCGGCATAGGTGATATGGATTGGGAGGAAGACATTGAACAGGAAATCTGCCACTGCCAGGTTGAGGAACCAGACTGTGTTCACCGTCTTCTTCATCTTGAAGGTGGCAATGATGATCACCAGACCATTGCCCAGAATCCCGAGGAAGCAGACGATGCTGTAGACCACCACCAGGAAGATCCTGGTCACCCTGGCTTCCAAGGGGGATAACTCCTCCAAAACCACAATGGAGTCTAAATAATCAGGGTATTCATCACCATAACTGATGGAAGTGTTGTAATCTTCATCCTCCATTCTCTGCAAGAGAAGACAGGCACCATTAGAGGAACCCTAGAGCTGGCTTTAAGAGGTTGACCGGCACCAGCAAGACCAACAATGTTCTCCCTGACTCTGAGCAAGTCCAGTTTTGTGATTTAACCATTTCCttctttgctattttatttattgaacaaatgccTCTCCAGTACCtcccacatgccaggcactattctaaaggCATTGCATCCTATACTctcttaatcttcacaacaactcaGTAAGGTAGGTAGGTTATGAGCCTcatcttacaaatgaggaaactgaggcacagagagcttaTGTCACTTGTCTAAAGTCCTACAGCTAGGAAAAGGCAGACCTGTGACTTGAATCCAAGCTTCAGAGTCTATCCTTTTGACAACCATGTTTTCTGCCTGCCTGGGGCCCTCTCTTCCTCTAGAGCCTAATGGGGGAGACAATTTTTCACCAAAAAGTCCCTCAAATAATGGGAACATTGCAATAATGGAAAGTGCAATGAAGAAGAGGTATGTGGTGCTGTGAACTTGATTCCAACATGCTTCTAAAACCGAGTGGACAGCCTCGTTGTGATCCCTCTGTGCACCCAACCTGTCAGTGATCACTGGTCCCCTTTGGAGTTCAGACCACAAGGTTTCCTCACCATTCACTGTTGTGTTGTGTGCAGCTCTCCAATGTGAGTCCTCAGCCAATCAGTCCCAGTACACAGCTAGAAACACCtgcagggaagaaaataaaacaaaagcagcaaTTGGATCCAGGTCTAAGAACCAGAGGGTTGAGTGGACCCAGCCAGAAATAAGATCTGTttattcttattcccattttacagagaaggaagccGAAGTTCAGAAAGGCTGTTACTCAGCCAAGGTTATGCAGCGAGAAAGGGATGGAGCCCCTTGAACCTAGGTCAACTGACTCTACCCAGGTCAAGTGCTGGACCCTTCATTCTAACCACTCCTCTCCCCCAGCACATCCCTAGCTGACAGCTGGAGTCAGGCATGAGTAAAGGAAGACACAGAGGAGGAGCATGGATGGCTCAATCCACTACCAGGTTGGGACCCAAATCCACTACCAGGGCAGGACCCAAAAAATACTGTTTCAGGCAGTGTGAGcacagagaaaatagaagaagATCCGCACAgagtacctgctatgtgccaagAACTTTTATTCCTTCTTGTTATTTAGTCTTCCTGGGGACTTTTCCAGGCAGGTGTTATTACTTTTGTGTTAAGAattagggagactgaggctcagagaaagaagCATCGTTCTCGCTGGACTTTCTCTGGGCCCGATGGGAACCATGAATGAGATGCAGGCTCTGAGGCCACAGCAGTCTGGTGTGAAGACAGACACAAATATATCCACCAAGCCTCTGCTGTGCCGACAACTTAAGTGGCACTTCAAGCAAGCCCCATAACAATCTTGCTGAGTATTTTTTCCAATCTACAGGAGAACAAACATATTCTGAGGAGTTTGCAAGTTTGCAACATCTTAGAGGCAGTGATCGCATGCAGGGTTCATACCTAACCCCAAACCCTTACGAGCTGTGTGGCTTTGCACAAGTGATTTCTCTtccctgaatctcagttttcttgtcAATAAATGGGAATTCTCACTTCACAGAGTGGATACAAGAACTAGAAGCATCAGGAATGTGGGGCGTTTAGCTTGGtattggcacatagtaagccctcaataaatattagtgacTGCATTATTGCCTAGAGGTGCACAACTGATGAGAAGAATTTAAAACCAGGGCTCTGATACCCCAGAGCCCATGCACTTTTTTCTGCTGCTCAAGATCTCCCCATCTTGTCAAATGGGCTCCAAACCAGATATTTCAGCTTGGTGAGACTGCGAATCGATGCTTCATTATAAATAACTCCAACCTTCCTGCACACAAATTCATTACTGATCCTTATGAGCTTAAGGTTATACTTTATTACATAGAAGTcatcttttgcttttattaaataaaagccACTTGGAAAATTCCATTGAGGGCTTTGCACTCAAAGGGCTCACAATCAAAGCTTGGGTGTCATCCCACTCTACGCTGGGACAATATTTCAGTAGTGCCCACCACGGGGTCCCCAAGGGTTTCCTGTGGCACTGGAATGCAGAGAGAAGATGGGGACACTGGAGCTGGCCTCCCGTGACTGCAGAAAACCTGACAGGCATGCATGACCATAGTGGGGAATGCATATTGAGCTCTTGTGTATGCCAGGGACCATGCTGAGCTCTCAGTCCAGATGGTCTCACTTTAACCCCATGAGGGGCTACAGCAGGGCTCAGAGAGATCAGGACCCATGCCCAAGCATACAGGCAGGGGCTGGAAGAGCTGGGATAGGAACCACATCTGCAAAGCCTGGGCTCTTAACCATCACTCCACACTGCCCCTGAGACCATGATCTGCTCAGATTGATGACCATCACCAACCTTCCTTTTGGAAGAAATGACGAAGTTGTGCCAGACTATGCAGGCACCAGGGATGAGGACATGGCCTTAGTAGGGTCCCTTCCCAAAAGGAGCTCACAGGTACAAGACAAAGAGACAGTGTTGAGGCTGGAGCAAGACTAGAATGCCCCCCAGAAGCCCAGAAGAGGGGCTGTTACCCAGCCTGGGAGTCTGAAGCCTCCTGGGGCCAATGGCATCTGAGTTGAGTTTTAAGGACAAGTATGAGTTAAGAAGGTAGAAGGCACAGAAAGGAGGAAGGGCATGCCAGGCATCGCCCCATCTCTGACCTTCCCCTCCCTCATTGACAGTGGGCTGGGTGTTTGAGTCCCGAGAGGAGGTCGAGGAGGATCTGAGACTCAGGACTGAGTGCTCTGCACAGCATCTGCAGAGATACAGCCTGAAGCAGATGACATCATGTCGGGCTCTCTGGCTGGGCTGGGAGCAGCTTGGGGTCAGAGGCCATGTTTTTTCATCTTAGACctggggccaggctgggctggcACAGAATGGCGCTGACATCCTCCGGGCATGTCTGTCCTTCCACCCCTGACTCCTCATCCTTCCAG carries:
- the CMKLR1 gene encoding chemokine-like receptor 1, coding for MRMEDEDYNTSISYGDEYPDYLDSIVVLEELSPLEARVTRIFLVVVYSIVCFLGILGNGLVIIIATFKMKKTVNTVWFLNLAVADFLFNVFLPIHITYAAMDYHWVFGTAMCKISNFLLIHNMFTSVFLLTVISFDRCISVLLPVWSQNHRSVRLAYMACMVIWVLAFFLSSPSLVFRDTANLHGKISCFNNFSLSTPGSSSWPAHSQMDPVGYSRHMVVTVTRFLCGFLVPVLIITACYLTIVCKLQRNRLAKTKKPFKIIVTIIITFFFCWCPYHTLNLLELHHTAMPGSVFSLGLPLATALAIANSCMNPILYVFMGQDFKKFKVALFSRLVNALSEDAGHSSYPSHRSFTKMSSMNERTSMNERETSML